A stretch of DNA from Mesorhizobium onobrychidis:
CCAGCTATTTGGGGTCGTCAATCCGTTTCTCGCTTCGTTGTGGCCGAACGACCAGCCGCCACGCCTGGCGCTCGGCTACGGCTCGATCATCGCCGCGCACGGGCTGTTTTCGATGGCTCTGGTGGCGATGATCGTCGGCACACGCCTCGGCAGCCTCGACCGCAATCTGGTCGAGGCCTCGAGCGATCTTTACGCCACCCCGCTGACGACGTTCCGCAGCATCGTGTTGCCGCAGATCATGCCGGCGGTGATCGCCGGCTTCCTGCTCGCCTTCACCTTCTCCTTCGACGATTTCATCGTCGCATTCTTCGTCGCCGGCGCACAGACGACGTTGCCGATCTATGTCTTTGCCTCGATCCGGCGCGGGGTCACGCCGGAAATCAACGCCATCGCGACGATCGTCCTCGTCGCCTCGGTGCTGCTTGTGGTGCTTGCCCAATGGCAATTGCGCCAACGAAAACCAAACTGAGAGTCGCATCATGATTCTGAAAGATCGCATCGCCGTGGTGACAGGCGCCGGTTCCGGCATCGGGCGTGCCGGCGCCATGATCATGGCCAGGGAAGGGGCGGTGGTGGTGATCGCCGACAGGGACCCGTCTGCCGGCGAAGCGACGGCCTCCGACATCCGTGCAGCCGGTGGCGGAGCCGAGGCGGTGGCTACCGATGTTGGCGACGACGCGGCGGTCGAGCAACTCATTGCGGGCACACTGGGCAAACATGGTCGGATCGACATCCTGCACAACCATGCCGGGGTCCAGGTCGGCGGCACGCTGACCGAAGTCGGCATCGACGGCATGGACGCCTCCTGGCGGATCAATGTGCGGGCGCAGTTCCTCGCGGCCAGGCTCGTCATGCCATCGATGATCGAACAGGGCGGCGGTGTCATCCTGAATACCGCCTCGAATTCGGGTGTGTTCTACGACCGTGAGATGATCGCCTACGCGACCTCAAAACATGCCGTGGTGGCGATGACCCGGCAGATATCGCTCGACTATGCCAAGCACAATGTGCGCGTCAACGCGCTCTGTCCCGGCTGGGTCGACACGCCCTTCAACGAGCCGTTCATCGCTCAGATGGGCGGGCGGGACGCGATCGAACGCTACGTTCGCACGAAGATTCCCATGCAGCGCTGGGCCACCGCGGAAGAAATAGCCGAGGCAATCCTGTTTCTCGTCTCCGATCGCTCGTCCTTCATGACCGGCCAGGCGCTGGTGATTGACGGCGGCGAGAGCATCGGCTGACGCAGCCGTTGCATATCTCATACGTGCTTGCGTCCGCCGGCTTCGCGGAACCAGCTGTCGGAGTAGGGATACCACCAGCCCTGAATCGCTGGCTTGTGGTCGATGATCACCATCTTCGAGCGGCGGAATGCATCCAGCCCCTGGCGGCCGAGTTCGCGGCCAAGACCCGACGCCTTCCAGCCGCCGAACGGCAGCGCGTCGTTGTCGATCAGCGGATTGTTGACCCAGACCATGCCGGCTTCGAGCCGCTCCGCAGCCTCATGCGCCTCGGCGAGATCGGTCGTGAAGACCGAGGCGCCGAGCCCGAACGGGCTGTCATTGGCAAGCTCTATCGCCTCGT
This window harbors:
- a CDS encoding ABC transporter permease: MRAFVVAVFAFLYLPIALVVLFSFNAGRHASEFTGFSVQWYGKALSNPFLVEALKNSLFIATTSALLAALCGTAAALGLARVGARTRAVFDALLGAAIVVPGVVIGISTLVALVQLFGVVNPFLASLWPNDQPPRLALGYGSIIAAHGLFSMALVAMIVGTRLGSLDRNLVEASSDLYATPLTTFRSIVLPQIMPAVIAGFLLAFTFSFDDFIVAFFVAGAQTTLPIYVFASIRRGVTPEINAIATIVLVASVLLVVLAQWQLRQRKPN
- a CDS encoding SDR family NAD(P)-dependent oxidoreductase, which produces MILKDRIAVVTGAGSGIGRAGAMIMAREGAVVVIADRDPSAGEATASDIRAAGGGAEAVATDVGDDAAVEQLIAGTLGKHGRIDILHNHAGVQVGGTLTEVGIDGMDASWRINVRAQFLAARLVMPSMIEQGGGVILNTASNSGVFYDREMIAYATSKHAVVAMTRQISLDYAKHNVRVNALCPGWVDTPFNEPFIAQMGGRDAIERYVRTKIPMQRWATAEEIAEAILFLVSDRSSFMTGQALVIDGGESIG